One Sulfurimonas sp. genomic window carries:
- the serA gene encoding phosphoglycerate dehydrogenase, translated as MQKHTIVVCDHIHEAGLEMLRNDESINFIMAADEDKVKLLDIIEKADVAITRSSTDVDDKFIAHAKNMKAIVRAGVGVDNVDIPGCSKEGIIVMNVPTANTIAAVELTMAHMLSCMRMFPYSHNHLKEQRVWKREDWYGYELKGKKLGVIGFGNIGSRVAKRAQSFEMDIVAYDPYINPSKVTDLNMVYTKNFEDILACDIITIHTPKNKETVNIINSAEIAKMKDGVVLINCARGGLYNEEALYTGLKSGKIRFAGIDVFVKEPATNNPLLDLDNVTVSPHLGANTYESQYNIGVQAAANAIAAAKGISYAHAMNLPIDESKIPSFVKPFLEMGQKIGFLESQLNKSQIVAIKVSGQGEIAKYVDSLATFVAVGAMSQISDDTINYVNADFIAKEKGIKIEFEALNDSSVYKNLITIKLTTAEGGTTTISATIFDDNIFRIVSIDGFDIEVAIKGDMIILKNQDVPGVIGNIGTTLAKHNVNIADFSLARNDKKQALAVILVDSIISDATLSELLKIDACSSVQYARL; from the coding sequence ATGCAAAAACATACCATAGTAGTTTGTGACCATATACATGAAGCAGGTTTAGAGATGCTTCGCAATGACGAAAGCATAAATTTTATAATGGCAGCCGATGAAGATAAGGTAAAACTTTTAGATATCATCGAAAAAGCTGATGTTGCGATTACAAGAAGTTCAACAGATGTTGATGACAAATTTATTGCGCATGCTAAAAATATGAAAGCAATAGTTCGTGCAGGTGTCGGTGTCGACAATGTTGATATTCCCGGATGCTCAAAAGAAGGGATAATTGTAATGAATGTTCCGACTGCAAATACTATTGCTGCCGTTGAACTTACGATGGCGCATATGCTATCTTGTATGAGAATGTTTCCGTATTCACACAACCACTTAAAAGAGCAAAGAGTCTGGAAAAGAGAAGACTGGTACGGATATGAGTTAAAGGGTAAAAAGCTCGGAGTAATCGGTTTTGGTAACATAGGGAGCCGCGTAGCAAAAAGAGCTCAATCATTTGAGATGGATATTGTTGCTTACGACCCGTATATCAATCCGTCAAAAGTTACCGACCTCAATATGGTCTACACTAAAAATTTTGAAGATATTTTAGCGTGTGATATTATCACTATTCATACGCCTAAAAATAAAGAGACTGTTAATATAATAAATAGTGCAGAGATTGCCAAGATGAAAGACGGCGTAGTTCTAATCAACTGTGCAAGAGGCGGTCTTTATAACGAAGAAGCACTATATACAGGTTTAAAAAGCGGTAAAATCCGTTTTGCAGGTATTGATGTTTTTGTAAAAGAGCCTGCAACAAACAATCCGCTTCTTGATCTTGATAATGTAACGGTTTCTCCTCATTTAGGGGCAAATACTTATGAATCTCAATACAATATCGGAGTTCAAGCTGCAGCAAATGCTATAGCTGCCGCAAAAGGCATTTCATATGCACATGCTATGAATCTGCCTATTGACGAGAGTAAAATACCCTCTTTTGTCAAGCCGTTTTTAGAAATGGGGCAAAAAATCGGTTTCTTGGAGTCTCAGCTTAATAAATCTCAAATTGTTGCTATAAAAGTTAGCGGACAAGGCGAGATAGCTAAATATGTCGATTCACTTGCTACTTTTGTAGCGGTTGGCGCAATGAGCCAAATCAGCGATGATACGATTAACTATGTAAATGCTGATTTTATTGCAAAAGAGAAAGGTATTAAAATAGAGTTTGAAGCTCTAAACGATTCATCTGTTTATAAAAATTTAATCACTATAAAGTTGACTACTGCAGAGGGCGGTACTACAACTATTAGTGCTACAATTTTTGATGATAATATTTTTAGAATTGTTTCAATCGACGGGTTTGATATTGAAGTTGCAATTAAAGGCGATATGATAATACTTAAAAATCAAGATGTTCCGGGTGTTATCGGAAATATCGGTACGACTTTAGCAAAACATAATGTAAATATTGCGGATTTTTCACTGGCTAGAAATGATAAAAAACAAGCGCTTGCGGTTATCTTGGTTGATAGCATTATAAGCGATGCTACTTTAAGTGAGCTTCTAAAAATTGATGCTTGTTCAAGCGTTCAGTACGCTAGACTTTAA
- a CDS encoding efflux RND transporter permease subunit has product MFKKFQNAVFNGIQSPAKRNIILGATFAAFVLSVLMIAPSKMVLAKMLPGKNNDTFTIYTTLAEGSSIEQTKEVTECVGEFIKKEKEVEDFEVFLGMGAPLDFAGLIKGSHFKNSENVAEIVVNLSKKHHRGEPSYLMVQRMRPDIVQKCASLQDKTTISFVEPPAGPPVLAAIVAEVYGDDIEGMRELSSRVESVFKNTKGLVDIEVMQDEIYDKIEVEVDSIKVALSGVDVKQLNDILYLAFEGMQIAVKNSDVVNDQIPIYLSLSLESKKFSSKDINAIKAKLSSLKLMSHTGMMTSITELVKIVPKKSNPMIMSKNLHRMTNVMAETDMVSQVYPLMEARNAILDTFSDRYDIKKIGLFNLILTDKNSKNAYKLNWDGEMKVTLDTFVELGAAFIAALVLIFLLMVIYYKSYTLSGIILLGSFLSIIGVIVGHWIMDLFSTDTFFLTATSLIGFIALIGISSRNSLLLIDFTASLMKDGKMDKAEAIAYATATRAKPIFLTAAAIILASTLLAGDAVFGGLGVALIFGTIAAVVASLIVVPILLYNADLERHFSLDK; this is encoded by the coding sequence ATGTTTAAAAAATTTCAAAATGCCGTTTTTAACGGTATCCAGAGTCCTGCCAAGAGAAATATAATCCTTGGGGCAACTTTCGCTGCCTTTGTTTTATCGGTGCTGATGATAGCTCCTAGCAAAATGGTTTTAGCAAAAATGCTGCCTGGTAAAAACAACGACACTTTTACGATTTATACGACATTAGCCGAAGGAAGCTCGATAGAGCAGACAAAAGAAGTGACGGAGTGCGTAGGCGAATTTATCAAAAAAGAGAAAGAAGTCGAAGATTTTGAAGTATTTTTAGGTATGGGAGCACCTCTTGATTTTGCGGGACTTATCAAAGGTTCGCACTTTAAAAATTCTGAAAATGTAGCCGAAATCGTAGTAAATCTATCAAAAAAACATCATAGAGGCGAACCATCGTACTTAATGGTGCAAAGAATGAGACCGGATATTGTACAAAAGTGTGCTTCATTGCAAGATAAAACAACAATTTCATTTGTAGAGCCTCCGGCAGGACCTCCTGTTTTAGCAGCAATAGTAGCAGAAGTATACGGAGACGATATAGAGGGTATGAGAGAATTATCATCTAGGGTTGAGAGCGTATTTAAAAATACTAAGGGCTTAGTAGATATAGAAGTCATGCAAGATGAAATTTACGACAAAATAGAAGTCGAGGTCGACAGCATAAAAGTTGCACTATCCGGCGTAGATGTAAAGCAGTTAAACGACATCCTCTACTTGGCATTTGAGGGTATGCAGATTGCCGTTAAAAACTCTGATGTAGTTAATGATCAAATTCCTATATATCTCTCGCTTAGTCTTGAGTCAAAAAAGTTTTCATCAAAAGATATAAATGCTATAAAAGCAAAACTCTCATCACTAAAACTTATGAGTCATACGGGGATGATGACATCCATTACGGAGCTGGTAAAAATCGTGCCTAAAAAATCAAATCCTATGATTATGAGCAAAAATCTCCATCGAATGACAAATGTTATGGCAGAGACCGATATGGTTTCACAGGTGTACCCTCTTATGGAGGCGAGAAATGCAATCTTAGATACATTTAGCGACAGATACGATATTAAAAAAATCGGGCTATTTAACCTTATACTTACCGACAAAAACTCTAAAAATGCATATAAATTAAATTGGGATGGAGAGATGAAAGTAACGCTTGATACTTTTGTAGAGTTAGGTGCTGCTTTTATTGCTGCGCTTGTACTTATATTTTTATTAATGGTAATCTACTATAAAAGCTATACGCTAAGCGGAATTATACTTTTAGGCTCGTTTTTATCTATTATCGGTGTTATCGTAGGACACTGGATTATGGATCTCTTTAGTACGGATACATTTTTCTTAACGGCTACTTCGCTTATAGGTTTTATCGCCCTTATAGGGATAAGTTCAAGAAATTCGCTTCTTTTAATCGACTTTACCGCTTCTTTAATGAAAGACGGCAAAATGGACAAAGCAGAAGCTATTGCTTATGCAACGGCAACGCGTGCAAAACCTATTTTCTTAACTGCTGCAGCGATAATACTGGCTTCAACGCTTTTGGCGGGAGATGCAGTATTTGGCGGTCTTGGAGTCGCTCTTATATTTGGAACGATTGCGGCAGTAGTTGCATCTTTGATAGTCGTTCCTATACTTTTATATAATGCGGATTTAGAGAGACATTTTAGTTTAGATAAATGA